One Massilia sp. 9096 genomic window carries:
- the hpnJ gene encoding hopanoid biosynthesis associated radical SAM protein HpnJ: MKKTLFLQAPSFDGFDGGAGSRYQAKREIKSFWYPTWLAQPAALVPGSRVLDAPADGLTIAQTLDIAKDYELVIIHTSTPSFPSDARFAELVKERNPAVMIGMVGAKVMVDPGPSLQASAAIDFVAREEFDYTCRDVAEGQSLSDIAGISWKDADGKVKHNAPRPMIENMDELPFVSPVYKRDLNIKNYFIGYLNYPYVSLYTGRGCRSRCSFCLWPQTVGGHRYRIRSAESVIEEVKWIKENMPEVKEIMFDDDTFTDFRPRAEEIARGLGKLGVTWSCNAKANVPYSTLKIMKDNGLRLLLVGYESGDDQILLNIKKGLRTDIARRFAEDCRKLGIMIHGTFILGLPGETQETIAKSIEFAKEINPHTIQVSLAAPYPGTRLYDQAIENEWIPPNKTINLVSESGVQLAALNYPHLSSEEMFHGVERFYRSFYFRPSKIWEIVREMMKSWDMTKRRLREGVEFFRFLRAHGAEQA; this comes from the coding sequence ATGAAGAAGACCCTGTTTCTGCAAGCGCCGTCATTCGACGGCTTCGACGGCGGCGCCGGTTCGCGCTACCAGGCCAAGCGCGAGATCAAATCGTTCTGGTACCCGACCTGGCTGGCCCAGCCGGCCGCGCTGGTGCCGGGCAGCCGCGTGCTCGACGCGCCGGCCGATGGCTTGACGATCGCGCAGACGCTCGACATCGCCAAGGACTACGAGCTGGTGATCATCCACACCAGCACGCCCTCGTTCCCGAGCGACGCCCGCTTCGCCGAGCTGGTCAAGGAGCGCAATCCCGCCGTCATGATCGGCATGGTCGGCGCCAAGGTGATGGTCGACCCGGGCCCGTCGCTGCAGGCCAGCGCCGCCATCGACTTCGTCGCGCGTGAAGAGTTCGACTACACCTGCCGCGACGTCGCCGAAGGCCAGAGCCTGTCCGACATCGCCGGCATCAGCTGGAAGGACGCGGACGGCAAGGTCAAGCACAACGCACCGCGCCCGATGATCGAGAACATGGACGAGCTGCCGTTCGTCTCGCCCGTGTACAAGCGCGACCTGAACATCAAGAACTACTTCATCGGCTACCTGAATTACCCGTACGTGTCGCTGTACACCGGGCGCGGCTGCCGTTCGCGCTGCAGCTTCTGCCTGTGGCCGCAGACCGTGGGCGGACACCGCTACCGCATCCGCTCGGCCGAGAGCGTGATCGAAGAAGTCAAGTGGATCAAGGAGAACATGCCGGAAGTGAAGGAGATCATGTTCGACGACGATACCTTCACCGACTTCCGCCCGCGCGCCGAGGAAATCGCGCGCGGCCTGGGCAAGCTCGGCGTGACCTGGTCGTGCAACGCCAAGGCCAACGTGCCGTATTCGACGCTGAAGATCATGAAGGACAACGGCCTGCGCCTGCTGCTGGTCGGTTACGAATCCGGCGACGACCAGATCCTCCTGAACATCAAGAAGGGCCTGCGCACCGACATCGCACGGCGCTTCGCGGAAGACTGCCGCAAGCTGGGTATCATGATCCACGGCACCTTCATCCTCGGCCTGCCGGGCGAAACGCAGGAGACCATCGCCAAGTCGATCGAGTTCGCCAAGGAGATCAATCCGCACACGATCCAGGTCTCGCTGGCTGCGCCCTACCCCGGCACCCGGCTGTACGACCAGGCGATCGAGAACGAGTGGATCCCGCCCAACAAGACGATCAACCTGGTCAGCGAGAGCGGCGTGCAGCTGGCCGCGCTGAACTACCCGCACCTGTCGAGCGAGGAGATGTTCCACGGCGTCGAGCGCTTCTACCGCAGCTTCTACTTCCGTCCTTCCAAGATCTGGGAGATCGTGCGCGAGATGATGAAGAGCTGGGACATGACCAAGCGCCGCCTGCGCGAAGGCGTCGAGTTCTTCCGCTTCCTGCGCGCGCACGGCGCCGAGCAGGCGTGA
- the hpnK gene encoding hopanoid biosynthesis-associated protein HpnK, giving the protein MTGPGLIVTADDFGLHESVNAAVERAHREGILSATSLMVGSPAAQDAAARARACPSLRVGLHLVLADGAPTLPPERIAALVDASGRFGSNMARDGVRFFFLPHVRRQLAMEIRAQFEAFAATGLPLDHVNAHKHFHLHPTVLSLLLSIGREFGLRAVRLPMESTVPAWLRPWMLLLRARLRAAGVAHNDYIVGLQLSGRFDEDALLAALQGLPPHGVGELYLHPALESGAAIAPSMMGYRHRDEFAALVSPRVAHACERLRAQGYRFGGFSDLLAA; this is encoded by the coding sequence GTGACGGGTCCGGGACTGATCGTCACCGCCGACGACTTCGGCCTGCACGAAAGCGTCAACGCGGCGGTCGAGCGCGCCCACCGCGAAGGCATCCTGTCGGCCACCAGCCTGATGGTCGGCAGTCCCGCCGCGCAGGACGCCGCCGCCCGCGCGCGCGCCTGCCCCAGCCTGCGCGTCGGGCTGCACCTGGTGCTGGCCGACGGGGCGCCGACCCTGCCGCCGGAGCGGATTGCGGCCCTGGTCGACGCTTCCGGACGCTTCGGCTCCAACATGGCGCGCGACGGCGTGCGCTTCTTCTTCCTGCCGCACGTGCGGCGCCAGCTGGCCATGGAGATCCGCGCCCAGTTCGAGGCCTTCGCCGCCACCGGCCTGCCGCTGGACCACGTCAACGCCCACAAGCATTTCCATCTGCACCCGACCGTGCTGTCGCTGTTGCTGTCGATCGGGCGCGAATTCGGCCTGCGCGCGGTGCGCCTGCCGATGGAATCGACCGTCCCCGCCTGGCTGCGCCCGTGGATGCTGCTGCTGCGCGCGCGCCTGCGCGCCGCCGGCGTGGCCCACAACGATTACATCGTCGGCCTGCAGCTGTCCGGCCGCTTCGACGAGGACGCGCTGCTCGCTGCGCTGCAGGGCCTGCCTCCGCATGGCGTCGGCGAACTGTACCTGCACCCGGCGCTCGAATCGGGCGCCGCGATCGCGCCGTCGATGATGGGTTACCGCCATCGTGATGAATTCGCGGCCCTGGTCTCGCCTCGCGTCGCGCACGCGTGCGAGCGCCTGCGCGCGCAGGGCTACCGCTTCGGCGGCTTTTCCGACCTGCTGGCCGCATGA
- a CDS encoding lysylphosphatidylglycerol synthase domain-containing protein: protein MKRLTILGVIAGLALLVALVLWQGWRDVLRVFEHAGWPLLLLVPARIVTLAMDTWAWRILLEPLLQPRPASTPSTPARAGLGFLLWVALVREAVNRLLPAAGIGGEVAGVRLARTRIPDTAGVTASVIVEVLLTIGVLYLFCGLGVVLMARIAGGADQVWVIAASLLLSLPLPALAWWLLRGGQAFQRLERFALRAFGEKTLAALSIDGSMQGAALDSAIGTLMKQRARLLRALAWQLLSYLLGSFETWYALRLLGHPVDAGTAVAIEALSQAVRHAGFMVPAGLGVQEAAVLLFGMLAGVGGEVALSLALVKRMREIVLGIPALLSWQWFEARAWRRERAASAQRV, encoded by the coding sequence ATGAAACGCCTGACGATCCTGGGCGTGATCGCCGGCCTGGCGCTGCTGGTCGCACTGGTCCTCTGGCAGGGCTGGCGCGACGTGCTGCGCGTGTTCGAGCACGCCGGCTGGCCGCTGCTGCTGCTGGTCCCGGCGCGCATCGTCACGCTGGCGATGGACACCTGGGCCTGGCGCATTTTGCTGGAACCGCTGCTGCAACCCCGGCCTGCGTCGACGCCGTCGACACCCGCGCGCGCCGGCCTCGGTTTCCTGCTGTGGGTGGCGCTGGTGCGCGAAGCCGTCAATCGCCTGCTGCCCGCGGCCGGCATCGGCGGCGAAGTGGCCGGCGTGCGCCTGGCGCGCACGCGCATTCCCGACACCGCCGGCGTCACCGCCAGCGTGATCGTCGAGGTGCTGTTGACGATCGGCGTGCTCTACCTGTTCTGCGGGCTGGGCGTGGTGCTGATGGCGCGCATCGCCGGCGGCGCCGACCAGGTCTGGGTGATCGCCGCCAGCCTGCTGTTGTCGCTGCCGCTGCCGGCCCTGGCGTGGTGGCTGCTGCGCGGCGGCCAGGCGTTCCAGCGCCTCGAGCGCTTCGCGCTGCGCGCGTTCGGCGAGAAGACGCTGGCGGCGCTGTCGATCGACGGATCGATGCAGGGCGCGGCGCTCGACAGCGCCATCGGCACCCTCATGAAGCAGCGCGCGCGCCTGCTGCGTGCGCTGGCCTGGCAACTGCTGTCCTACTTACTCGGCAGCTTCGAGACCTGGTACGCGCTGCGCCTGCTCGGCCATCCGGTCGATGCCGGGACGGCGGTGGCCATCGAAGCGCTCAGCCAGGCGGTGCGCCACGCCGGCTTCATGGTGCCGGCCGGCCTGGGCGTGCAGGAAGCGGCGGTGCTGCTGTTCGGGATGCTGGCCGGCGTGGGCGGCGAAGTCGCGCTGTCGCTGGCCCTGGTCAAGCGCATGCGCGAGATCGTGCTCGGCATCCCGGCCCTGCTGTCGTGGCAATGGTTCGAGGCGCGCGCGTGGCGCCGCGAACGGGCCGCCAGCGCGCAGCGCGTCTAG
- a CDS encoding phospholipid-binding protein MlaC, with protein MKLPILLSLGLLGPMGAGLAPAAQAQQAQQAQGATADSRAPEQLVKSTIDRVMAAIKGDAGARAGDPERTYQLVQQHFLPATDFRLTTQYAVGSAWASATPAQRDALFKQFQTLLARTYALQLTQLQAQNTSFKYPGAAAPAANATDTVVRTSVVTDGDTMPIDYRLRKSAAGWRIYDINMMGAWMIQVYRRQFAAQLASGGVDGLIKYLAAHNAAP; from the coding sequence ATGAAATTGCCGATCTTGTTGTCGCTGGGCTTGCTCGGGCCGATGGGCGCGGGTCTCGCACCCGCAGCTCAGGCTCAGCAGGCACAGCAGGCCCAGGGCGCGACGGCCGACAGCCGCGCGCCGGAGCAGCTGGTCAAGTCCACGATCGATCGCGTGATGGCCGCGATCAAGGGCGATGCCGGTGCGCGCGCGGGCGACCCCGAGCGCACCTACCAGCTGGTGCAGCAGCACTTCCTGCCTGCCACCGACTTCCGGCTGACCACGCAGTACGCGGTCGGCAGCGCCTGGGCCTCGGCCACGCCCGCCCAGCGCGACGCCCTGTTCAAGCAGTTCCAGACGCTGCTGGCGCGCACCTACGCGCTGCAGCTGACCCAGCTGCAAGCGCAGAACACCAGCTTCAAATACCCGGGCGCGGCCGCGCCTGCCGCAAACGCCACCGACACCGTGGTGCGCACCAGCGTGGTGACCGACGGCGACACGATGCCGATCGACTACCGCCTGCGCAAGAGCGCGGCCGGCTGGCGCATCTACGACATCAACATGATGGGCGCCTGGATGATCCAGGTGTACCGCCGCCAGTTCGCGGCCCAGCTGGCCTCCGGCGGCGTCGACGGCTTGATCAAGTACCTGGCGGCGCACAACGCGGCGCCGTGA
- a CDS encoding MMPL family transporter translates to MLTKLIARIVDLSARHAWTVVAAFVLLVAAACVYVANHFAITTDVGRLMDPGAAWAKRDAAIAKAFPERGDTTLAVVRAPAPELAAAAARELAAALERQPARFRSVSLGEGAEFFRRNGLLYLEPKQLADMTDGLRDARPLLNALAHDPSLRGLANLLSVSLGTPLQTGQLTLGGMAPLLGRSADAVEGVLANRPAALSWQTVMDASPPAQSFALVEVRPVLDFNDLMPGAAAADTIRASARDLRLAERYGASVALTGPIPLSDDEFASLQEGSAFSGILALALVTALLWYALRSGKMIVAVALTMAGGLALTAALGVLMVGALNLISIAFAILFVGIGIDFGIQFGVRFRELHHAQTTPAEALHAAGRAIALPLTLAAVATTFGFFAFLPTAYRGVAELGLIAGVGILVVALPSCLTVLPALIRLFNPPPSKVAPGFPRLAPLDRVLQSHRKPLLLGTLVLVAAGLPLLRHLNFDFNPLHLKDPRSESMVALTALSRSTDIGLDNIQVLAPTLAQAQATAARIERLPEVARVVTLASMVPVGQPEKLQRIGALATVLAPVLAQQPLAPATDAARVASLRAAAIALRNAALDHPGAGAGQATRLSQALGKLARADAPTRERAERAIAQPLRLALGTLALALQAAPVTLDSLPPEIKRNWIAADGRALVDVTPRRADAAAKAHGSASGERIGEDTRLRQFARAVQSVAPQAAGGPISVMGAADLIVDAFIQAALLAVATITLLLWITFRRFGDVLLTMVPLLVSGLVTLEASVLLGISLNFANIIALPLLLGVGVAFKIYYVMAWRSGEAALLQHGLTEAIVVSAATTGTAFGSLWLSHHPGTASMGELLVLSLVCTLIGAVFFQPILLGRPRTAPPASH, encoded by the coding sequence ATGCTGACCAAGCTGATCGCCCGCATCGTCGACCTTTCCGCACGCCACGCTTGGACGGTCGTGGCCGCCTTCGTCCTTCTGGTGGCGGCCGCCTGCGTCTACGTCGCCAACCATTTCGCCATCACCACCGACGTCGGGCGCCTGATGGACCCCGGCGCGGCCTGGGCCAAGCGCGATGCGGCGATCGCCAAAGCCTTTCCGGAACGCGGCGACACCACGCTGGCCGTGGTGCGCGCCCCCGCGCCCGAGCTGGCGGCTGCGGCGGCGCGCGAACTGGCCGCGGCGCTGGAGCGCCAGCCGGCCCGCTTCCGTTCGGTCAGCCTGGGCGAAGGCGCCGAGTTCTTTCGCCGCAACGGTCTGCTCTACCTGGAACCAAAGCAATTGGCCGACATGACGGATGGCCTGCGCGACGCCCGGCCGCTGCTCAACGCCCTGGCCCACGATCCGTCGCTGCGCGGTCTGGCGAACCTGCTGTCGGTCTCGCTCGGCACGCCGCTGCAGACCGGCCAGCTCACGCTCGGCGGCATGGCCCCGCTGCTCGGGCGCAGCGCCGACGCGGTCGAAGGCGTGCTGGCCAACCGCCCCGCCGCGCTGTCCTGGCAGACCGTGATGGACGCCAGCCCCCCGGCGCAGTCGTTCGCCCTGGTCGAAGTCCGGCCGGTGCTCGACTTCAACGACCTGATGCCGGGCGCCGCCGCGGCCGATACGATCCGCGCCAGCGCGCGCGATCTGCGCCTGGCCGAGCGCTACGGCGCCAGCGTCGCGCTGACCGGGCCGATTCCCCTGTCCGACGACGAATTCGCCTCGCTGCAGGAAGGCTCGGCGTTCTCCGGCATCCTGGCGCTGGCGCTGGTGACGGCGCTGCTGTGGTACGCGCTACGCTCGGGCAAAATGATCGTCGCCGTGGCCTTGACGATGGCCGGCGGGCTGGCGCTGACCGCGGCGCTGGGTGTCTTGATGGTCGGCGCACTGAACCTGATCTCGATCGCGTTCGCGATCCTGTTCGTCGGCATCGGCATCGACTTCGGCATCCAGTTCGGCGTGCGCTTTCGCGAGCTGCACCACGCACAGACGACGCCGGCCGAGGCGCTGCACGCGGCCGGCCGCGCGATCGCCCTGCCGCTGACGCTGGCGGCAGTGGCCACCACCTTCGGCTTCTTCGCTTTCCTGCCGACCGCCTACCGCGGCGTCGCCGAGCTCGGGCTGATCGCCGGGGTCGGCATCCTGGTCGTGGCGCTGCCGTCCTGCCTGACCGTGCTGCCGGCGCTGATCCGCCTGTTCAACCCGCCGCCGAGCAAAGTCGCTCCCGGCTTTCCGCGCCTGGCCCCGCTCGACCGCGTGCTGCAGTCGCACCGCAAGCCGCTGCTGTTGGGCACGCTGGTGCTGGTCGCGGCCGGCCTGCCTTTGCTGCGCCACCTGAACTTCGACTTCAACCCGCTGCACCTGAAGGACCCGCGCAGCGAGTCGATGGTGGCCTTGACCGCGCTGTCGCGCAGCACCGACATCGGCCTGGACAACATCCAGGTGCTGGCGCCGACGCTGGCCCAGGCCCAGGCCACAGCCGCGCGCATCGAGCGTCTGCCCGAGGTGGCGCGCGTGGTGACGCTGGCCAGCATGGTGCCGGTTGGGCAGCCGGAAAAACTGCAGCGCATCGGCGCGCTGGCGACGGTGCTGGCCCCGGTGCTGGCGCAACAGCCGCTGGCGCCGGCGACCGATGCCGCGCGCGTCGCGTCGCTGCGCGCGGCGGCGATCGCGCTGCGCAACGCCGCGCTCGATCATCCCGGCGCGGGCGCCGGCCAGGCCACGCGCCTGAGCCAGGCCCTGGGCAAGCTCGCGCGCGCGGACGCGCCCACGCGCGAGCGCGCCGAACGCGCGATCGCCCAACCGCTGCGCCTGGCCCTCGGCACGCTGGCCCTGGCGCTGCAGGCCGCGCCGGTGACGCTGGACAGCCTGCCGCCGGAGATCAAGCGCAACTGGATCGCCGCCGATGGCCGGGCCCTGGTCGACGTCACCCCGCGCCGCGCCGATGCCGCTGCCAAGGCGCACGGCAGCGCCAGCGGCGAGCGCATCGGCGAAGACACGCGCCTGCGCCAGTTCGCCCGCGCGGTGCAGTCGGTGGCGCCGCAAGCGGCCGGCGGCCCGATCTCGGTGATGGGCGCGGCCGACCTGATCGTCGACGCCTTCATCCAGGCCGCGCTGCTGGCCGTGGCCACGATCACGCTGCTGTTGTGGATCACCTTCCGCCGCTTCGGCGACGTGCTGCTGACGATGGTGCCGCTGCTGGTGTCGGGCCTGGTCACGCTGGAAGCCAGCGTGCTGCTCGGGATCTCGCTGAACTTCGCCAACATCATCGCGCTGCCGCTGCTGCTCGGCGTCGGCGTCGCCTTCAAGATCTATTACGTGATGGCCTGGCGCAGCGGCGAAGCGGCCTTGCTCCAGCACGGGCTCACCGAAGCCATCGTCGTCAGCGCCGCCACCACCGGCACGGCCTTCGGCAGCCTGTGGCTGTCGCACCACCCGGGCACGGCCAGCATGGGCGAACTGCTGGTGCTGTCGCTGGTCTGCACGCTGATCGGCGCCGTGTTCTTCCAACCCATCCTGCTGGGCCGCCCACGCACGGCGCCGCCCGCCTCCCATTGA
- a CDS encoding VacJ family lipoprotein — protein MQATPRTLPPAGRLLAAAAIAAAVAPLSGCATGPERNPADPLEPLNRATWRFNDALDRTVAKPVARGYNKVVPSPIRTGVSNFFSNLGDVTVAFNDFAQGRFKDGMSDVTRFAVNSTFGVLGLFDVAGKSGIQKHDQDFGLTLGHYGVPTGPYLVLPLFGPSTFRDAAGTGVDQYIAPANQMDPAWRNSLWGVNFVSARARYLDATNLLEQAALDKYLFVRDAWLAQRQSKLDEGKQQDLPDYDADQGGGSGGASGGGGGAGSGANAGAGQSAPNAQGK, from the coding sequence ATGCAAGCCACACCACGCACCCTGCCGCCGGCCGGCCGCCTGCTCGCGGCCGCCGCCATCGCCGCCGCCGTCGCCCCGCTGAGCGGCTGCGCCACCGGACCGGAGCGCAACCCGGCCGACCCGCTCGAGCCGCTCAACCGCGCCACCTGGCGCTTCAACGACGCACTCGACCGCACCGTCGCCAAGCCGGTCGCACGCGGCTACAACAAGGTCGTGCCCTCGCCGATCCGCACCGGCGTCTCGAACTTCTTCTCTAACCTGGGCGACGTGACGGTCGCGTTCAACGATTTCGCCCAGGGGCGCTTCAAGGACGGCATGTCGGACGTGACCCGTTTCGCGGTCAACAGCACCTTCGGCGTGCTGGGCCTGTTCGACGTCGCGGGCAAGAGCGGCATCCAGAAACACGACCAGGACTTCGGCCTGACGCTGGGCCACTACGGCGTGCCGACCGGCCCCTACCTGGTGCTGCCGCTGTTCGGGCCGAGCACCTTCCGCGACGCCGCCGGCACCGGCGTCGACCAGTACATCGCACCGGCCAACCAGATGGACCCGGCCTGGCGCAACAGCCTTTGGGGCGTGAACTTCGTCAGCGCGCGCGCCCGCTACCTCGACGCCACCAACCTGCTCGAGCAGGCGGCGCTGGACAAATACCTGTTCGTGCGCGACGCCTGGCTGGCGCAGCGCCAGTCGAAACTCGACGAAGGCAAACAGCAGGATCTGCCGGATTACGATGCGGACCAGGGCGGCGGCTCGGGTGGCGCCTCCGGCGGCGGCGGCGGTGCGGGATCGGGTGCGAACGCCGGCGCGGGTCAGAGCGCACCGAACGCGCAAGGGAAATAA
- a CDS encoding phosphorylase, translated as MSTRGADRARVDEPRVIVVCGLDFEAAIAAGPGVATVLGPGPRRVLAGLDALVAAQPQGARAFSGILSFGCAGGLDPGLRPGDCVVGSGVIGASGRVGADAAWTQALAACLPSARQGWLAGLDAPLAQHDAKARLWRDGGALAVDMESHAAARAAQRHRLPFAALRVVLDPAWRSLPDAAVAAMREDGGTDLAALLRALARSPGEIVPLIALALDAWHARRALRRVRALAEGALAPPDR; from the coding sequence GTGAGCACGCGCGGCGCCGACCGGGCGCGTGTCGACGAGCCGCGCGTGATCGTCGTGTGCGGCCTGGATTTCGAAGCGGCGATCGCCGCCGGACCGGGCGTGGCCACCGTGCTCGGGCCGGGGCCGCGGCGCGTGCTGGCCGGGCTCGACGCGCTGGTGGCGGCGCAGCCGCAAGGCGCGCGCGCGTTTTCCGGCATCCTCAGTTTTGGCTGTGCGGGCGGACTCGATCCCGGCTTGCGGCCGGGCGACTGCGTCGTCGGCTCTGGCGTGATCGGCGCGTCCGGTCGTGTCGGCGCCGACGCCGCGTGGACCCAGGCGCTCGCCGCCTGTCTGCCCTCGGCGCGCCAGGGATGGCTGGCCGGCCTGGACGCGCCGCTGGCCCAGCACGACGCCAAGGCGCGCCTGTGGCGCGACGGCGGCGCGCTCGCGGTCGACATGGAGTCGCATGCGGCGGCCCGGGCCGCGCAGCGTCACCGCTTGCCGTTCGCGGCGCTGCGGGTCGTGCTCGATCCAGCCTGGCGCAGCCTGCCGGATGCCGCCGTGGCCGCGATGCGCGAGGACGGCGGCACCGACCTGGCGGCGCTGCTGCGCGCGCTGGCGCGCTCGCCGGGCGAGATCGTTCCCCTGATCGCGCTGGCCCTCGATGCCTGGCACGCGCGCCGGGCGCTGCGCCGCGTGCGGGCGCTGGCCGAAGGGGCACTGGCGCCGCCTGACCGGTGA
- the shc gene encoding squalene--hopene cyclase — MGVGTSCAGAAQADTRQGKLQRAVDRALQTMLREQKPDGHWVYELEADATIPAEYVLMVHFLGEPADPALEAKIGRYLRRTQGTHGGWPLHHEGPYDPSASVKAYFALKMIGDAPDAPHMVRAREAILANGGAECSNVFTRIMLALYGIVPWTAVPVMPVEMTLLPGWFPFHLSKVSYWTRTVLTPLLVLGALKPRARNPRQVGIDELFRSAPGQLGPTPRAPHQSRLWFSFFNAMERQVRRLEPRIPARLRQRAIARAEAFVRERLNGEDGLGAIFPAMVNAVAMFDAMNVPRDDAGATIARRSVDKLIVDRGDEAYVQPCLSPVWDTALMSHALLEVGTPEAIDAATRGLEWLRPLQILDLDGDWTHRRPGLRPGGWAFQYANAHYPDVDDTAVVAMAMHRADALLPEPRYTDAIARAKEWVIGMQCKGREAGWGAFDPENTHHYLNNIPFADHGALLDPPTADVSARCLSMLVQLDPDACAQAKSPAARALHWLLDEQEKSGAWYGRWGMNYVYGIWSVLCGLGATGLDTGHEAVARAVAWLVTHQNDDGGWGEDADSYRLDYDGHRPFRSLPSQTAWALLALMAAGAVDHPAVERGVNWLLEHQRADGLWTEEHHTATGFERVFYLRYHGYARYFPLWALARYRNLRAAGTSKVGFGM, encoded by the coding sequence ATGGGAGTAGGGACTTCGTGTGCAGGTGCGGCCCAGGCCGATACGCGCCAGGGCAAGCTGCAGCGCGCCGTCGACCGGGCGCTGCAGACGATGCTGCGCGAGCAGAAGCCCGACGGGCACTGGGTCTACGAGCTGGAAGCCGACGCCACCATTCCGGCCGAGTACGTACTGATGGTGCACTTCCTGGGCGAACCCGCCGACCCTGCGCTGGAAGCCAAGATCGGACGCTACCTGCGCCGCACCCAGGGCACGCACGGCGGCTGGCCGCTGCACCACGAAGGCCCCTACGATCCGAGCGCCAGCGTCAAGGCCTACTTCGCGCTGAAGATGATCGGCGACGCGCCCGACGCGCCGCACATGGTGCGTGCGCGCGAGGCGATCCTGGCCAATGGCGGCGCCGAGTGCAGCAACGTCTTCACCCGCATCATGCTGGCGCTGTACGGCATCGTGCCCTGGACCGCCGTGCCGGTGATGCCGGTCGAGATGACGCTGCTGCCCGGCTGGTTCCCGTTCCACCTGTCGAAGGTGTCGTACTGGACCCGCACCGTGCTCACGCCGCTGCTGGTGCTGGGGGCGCTCAAGCCGCGTGCGCGCAATCCGCGTCAGGTCGGCATCGATGAACTGTTCCGGAGTGCGCCCGGCCAGCTTGGCCCGACGCCGCGCGCGCCACACCAGAGCCGCCTGTGGTTCTCGTTCTTCAACGCGATGGAGCGCCAGGTGCGCAGGCTCGAGCCGCGCATTCCCGCGCGCCTGCGCCAGCGCGCGATCGCGCGCGCGGAAGCCTTCGTGCGCGAGCGCCTGAACGGCGAGGACGGCCTCGGCGCCATCTTCCCGGCGATGGTCAATGCGGTGGCGATGTTCGACGCCATGAACGTGCCGCGCGACGACGCCGGCGCAACGATCGCGCGCCGCTCGGTCGACAAGCTGATCGTCGACCGCGGCGACGAAGCCTACGTCCAGCCGTGCCTGTCGCCGGTATGGGATACGGCCTTGATGAGCCACGCGCTGCTCGAAGTCGGCACGCCCGAGGCGATCGACGCCGCCACGCGCGGCCTGGAGTGGCTGCGCCCGCTGCAGATCCTCGACCTGGACGGCGACTGGACCCACCGCCGTCCTGGATTGCGTCCCGGCGGCTGGGCTTTCCAGTACGCCAACGCGCACTACCCGGACGTCGACGACACCGCGGTGGTGGCGATGGCGATGCACCGCGCCGACGCGCTGCTGCCCGAGCCGCGCTATACCGATGCGATCGCGCGCGCCAAGGAATGGGTGATCGGCATGCAGTGCAAGGGCCGCGAAGCCGGCTGGGGCGCGTTCGACCCCGAGAATACCCACCACTACCTGAACAACATCCCGTTCGCCGACCACGGCGCGCTGCTCGATCCGCCCACCGCCGACGTCTCGGCGCGCTGCCTGTCGATGCTGGTCCAGCTCGACCCGGACGCCTGCGCCCAGGCGAAGTCGCCGGCGGCGCGTGCCTTGCACTGGCTGCTCGACGAGCAGGAAAAGAGCGGCGCCTGGTACGGCCGCTGGGGCATGAATTATGTCTACGGCATCTGGAGCGTGCTGTGCGGGCTCGGCGCGACCGGCTTGGACACCGGGCACGAAGCGGTGGCGCGCGCCGTCGCCTGGCTGGTCACGCACCAGAACGACGACGGCGGCTGGGGCGAGGACGCCGACAGCTACCGCCTCGACTACGACGGCCACCGGCCGTTCCGCTCGCTGCCGTCGCAGACCGCCTGGGCGCTGCTGGCGCTGATGGCGGCCGGCGCGGTCGATCATCCGGCGGTCGAACGCGGCGTCAACTGGCTGCTCGAGCACCAGCGCGCCGACGGCCTGTGGACCGAGGAGCACCACACCGCGACCGGCTTCGAGCGCGTGTTCTACCTGCGCTACCACGGCTATGCGCGCTACTTCCCCCTGTGGGCGCTGGCGCGCTACCGCAACCTGCGCGCGGCCGGCACCAGCAAGGTCGGCTTCGGCATGTGA